aTTATAATACGTAAGTGCCCCTAGGTCCTATTCCAAAAACAATTTGCCCAACTTAAGGTATAATAAGCAGCATaaatacatacacttacataaaccttcatttatgTATATAGGACTGAATAGctttataaaatacttttattatgtttaaaatgtatgCAGTTACATGCAATAAATTGCTGACATtgtaaatgcattattttattttctctcctATTTTATCTTCACAGATAAGTGGAAATAAACTTGCAATGAAGGATCAACAACAAGTTAAAGTGCAACAGTTATTTGAAGACTCCGGTAACCGAAGGGTTGGTGCAGGTGTTACAAGTACTGAAAGTGCATTTCCCTTGCtgacaaaagaaaaaagttcAGACAGCTCAGGAACTTCAAAATCTAGTGATAGCTCTGCCAAGTCATCAAAGGCCACATACCTGACTCCTGACCAAGCAGTGAAGCAATACAAGCACCAGCTCTCTGCTTATGAGCTACAAGAAATTAGTAGTTTTTCTGAGATATATTTTGTGGGTCCAAATGCAAAGAAGAGGCAAGGAGTTGTAGGGGGTCCTAATAATGGAGGCTATGATGATGATCAAGGAGGCTACAATTTAGTGCCACATGACCACGTGGCATACCGATATGAAGTTCTTAAGGTTATTGGGAAAGGCAGTTTTGGTCAGGTTGCAAAAGTTTATGACCACAAGCTTCACCAGCATTTGGCACTAAAGATGGTCCGCAATGAAAAGAGATTTCACCGGCAGGCTGCAGAAGAGATCCGCATCCTGGAACACCTCAAGAAACAGGACAAGACTGGTAGTATGAATGTGATACACATGCTGGAGAGTTTCACTTTCCGAAACCACATTTGTATGACATTTGAGCTTCTCAGCATGAATTTATATGAGCTAATTAAACGAAATAAGTTTCAAGGTTTTAGTCTGCAACTTGTTCGCAAATTTGCCCATTCAATCCTTCAGTGCTTGGAAGCTTTATACAGGAATAAGATCATCCACTGTGACTTGAAACCTGAAAATATTCTCCTCAAACAGCAAGGGCGTAGTGGTATTAAAGTGATAGATTTTGGGTCCAGTTGCTTCGATCACCAAAGAGTctacacatacatacagtccCGTTTCTACAGAGCACCCGAGGTCATTCTGGGAAGCCGTTATGGTATGCCCATTGATATGTGGAGTTTTGGCTGCATATTGGTTGAGCTCCTAACAGGTTATCCATTGTTCCCAGGTGAGGATGAGGGAGACCAACTAGCATGTATGATGGAGCTTCTTGGTGCACCACCTCCAAAGCTTCTAGAACAAGCCAAAAGAGCAAAGAACTTTATTAACTCCAAGGGATACCCACGATACTGTACTGTCACCACTCTTCCTAATGGGACAACAGTTCTCAATGGCAGCAGGTCGCGCAGAGGTAAAATGCGTGGTGCACCTGGCAGCAAAGACTGGGTGGCAGCTTTGAAGGGTTGTGAAGACTCccttttcattgattttttaaaGGGTTGTCTCACCTGGGACCCAGTTGCACGTATGACCCCTAGCCAGGCCCTGCGGCATCAGTGGATTTCCAAGAGACTGCCTAAGCCTTCAGTAACCGAGAAGGCTTCAGGTAAAAGAATTTCCAGCCAAACCAGCTCTTTTCCAGGCATTGGCTCCAAACTGCCTCCAGTCGTAGGTGTGGCTAACAAATTACGGGCCAATTTAATGAATGACTCCAATGGAAGCATACCACTTCGAACTGTTTTACCTAAGCTAGTCAGCTGATCCTGACTGGTACTAAGATGCGCTGATACTTGTGACTTTTcctaattttatttgttttattaaaatgaggGAAAAGAAGTATCAGGATAAGATTCTGTGTTtcctattttaattgtttttaaagggCTTAACATTTCAATTTCCATCTGGTACAAACTTGATTCCCTTTATTTTATAGGTCAGTAATTTTTTTGTCAAAATACAAGCAATAATAACTTAGAAAGACAAATTATAAGAATAaactaacatttattttgttCATTGTGTTCACTGAGAGTGAAGTCCTGTAGTCATGGGGTACAGGATAAGGTATTATTTAGTCCAACATCTGCCTAGTTGGTCTCTTCCCACTGCAGCCATTTAATTAGCTTGTCACACATAACAGAACAAAGTTTTAGCCACTTGTCAGAAAAGATCATGAGTTGGTAATTTGCAAGCTGCCTATTCTTTGTGATTAGTATTTGTAAAGATACTGCTACTaaagtagggtgaccagatcacctGAAAATTAGAGATacgtctaaaaaatccagctaacAGGGCTGAACTGTTTGCagcttttttaaaatgcattcatTGCTGCCCTGCAATGTGTCCCTTAATATTCAAGTGACCTGGTCACCCTATACTAAAGTcttgtgtattttcttttataaaggaCTATATAAAATTTGcctatgtttttaatatgcttttaGCAGCAGTTGATAACTTTCTGGTATGACATGGCTTTTTCTGTATAGGGCAATGTCACACTGGGCAGTTCTCATCAAACAATTTTTGTCTAAATACACCCAACTTACAATTGTAGTAGAGGGCAATTATAGGCTGTCACATTGGTTCTGTATAttaaggctacaaaaaaaaacccatggcaAGGCTGAAAATCGCCCATGTTACATTGCCCTTTGGTGATAGTGATCGTTGTTTACTGGAAAGGCTGATAAAAATGCATATTATTCTTGTCATCCGGACGAGTAGCACAGTTTTAGAAAGCTGTTATCCTGCAGAACATTCCTGTTTCAATAACTCAGAGGAACCGCATAGCCAATTGATTGGACTGACACAGTAGCAGATTATGCATGGCTGCAGGAAACTGCATGGTGCACATAGTATCTTTCTTCCCAGACTTTATTGTTGGTCCTTACCACCTATATAAATTAGCAAGTGGATGAAGTAGTCTTACAACTAAAGCTTGACTGCATCTCTCAGTTCAAACAAAATGTACTCCTTATTGCTAGTTTAGCCACTCTCCTCCAAGAGGTTCTTAATAATTAGTAAGTATCCTATGTAACAAGCACTTTTAGGGAAACCCTATTTATCAACAATATTTTTCTGACATTCAGGAAAGTATTtaacatttacacatttacaacAGCAGATAGATGGGTTAATTTGTGGCAAAAATCGAACTCATTTGTCCTTAGAGTGTGTTAACCCTTATCCAAACTGATGGAAGACTCATGTGGGGATTATTGTTTCAGGCAATTATTTTCTGTACTGAACTAAAATTGGCTCCTTCGATATGTTTTAAAGTCATGGTACCTTCctaatttgctgttttttttttttgttttcatacaaGAGGTCTTTATGTTAAAACATGATATTGGTGTTGATTTAACAAACAAAAATTTTAATTGCCTGAAAGCCACATGCAGTGTTGAGCAAAGTAGAAGAATGTTGtataaagcattattttttttctcctgattCTATCATATACatgttttctttcattctttcttttaTAATGTGAGTTGCACTCCTTTCAGGATAAAAAACTTGATTGTAGGAGTCATCCCTTCCATGAGACTAGGgatgccatttaaaaaaaaaaaaaaaaaagtactggccttcctgtattttcatcttattaataatattggcatcaagcataatttttacggGCCAGGTGTTACCTGTGAGTAACAATTTCattgctgttttattgttacctGACCTCTAAAAAGCAAATGAGGGGACCAAGAATGGtttactcattgttgcccattAGGctctgtggcttttttttttacttagatgTTTATGTAGTATTCAGCAGTGATTCTGGAAAGTACAGTTACAGCAGgtaagaaaaatgtatgtatacctGTGGTGCTTTGGAAAGTACAGCCTAATGCAATTTATACTGGCCTTTACCTGTACTGTTATTTGCTTATTATAGTCACCTCATCCATAACCATGTCCAATAAGAAAATAGTATAAAAATGCAGTCCTTTTGGAGTAATGTGAAGAACAAAAGTACTGTAAAACTGTGTGCTTTTTTTTATAGTAGCCACCTACTTTTACAGCATGTGCGCTTTACAATATACTTAGTATGTACCACACACAAAAGCTTTAGATATGCAATTAAACTCTGCAAAAGCTaaagctgttttattttaaaattgtattctctTTTTGTAttgaatttttaaatatgtatttataaagcactcaGCTGAGTATTTTTATGTAAAGGGGACTTTTTTTAACGTAATCATAATTTCACATTTCAGACCATAGTTCGAAGTGTTTATCATACTGAAATGATTAAATACAGACATGCTTATATGGTGTGGTGGTCCAGATAAACCTAAACGTTTCCAGTGCCTCATAGCAGAGTAAATCTGCctttcagggctgccatcagaaacctgTTTTCCTTTGGGTCCAATATAAGTGTAACATTTAGAGACCCTGTGAAACAATGAACCATATAAATGAGTTTCAGGGCCTCCTACAGCTGTACAATCTGCACCCCCAATGGCTCCCCTGCTGCCTTTTAAAATATAGTCTGAGCAAAACTATGAAGTTTACCAATTTAAAGGCACATGCTTTTCCTTTTTATACCCCATTTGGAATTATTACTAGAAAATTGCATACTGCAATCTCTTTTCTCAGGGCTTACCATAGATCATATTAAGTGTCTGTGACTGGAGTATTCTTCCTTGTTCCAGAGTGCTGTCCTGTCATTATTCCATAATCTTCCTTATATCCTTCTAAAGCCTTCCTGCCAGTGTGTGTTATAACATTATAACAGGttactgtgtatgtatatatatatatatatattatatatacacacacacacacacaaatacacatacaagtatgggacctgttatccagaatgcttgagacctggggtttttcggatagaaggttgttctgtaatttggatctccataccttaaaggagaagctaagtcacttgggggtgccaaaatgttcggCACCCTCAAGTgatttaaatcgcttaccttgtaccctgggctggtgctcctattaggagaaaacagcaccagcctggggtacctgcagcgagcgcttcctctttcttctgcctgCGAAATCCCTTggctggcacatgtgcagtacagtgaaaagccgtctttcttgttaaagtttgacttttcactatactgcgcatgtgcaagcgcaCGCTGGgggaaaaggtaagcgatttaagtcacttgggggtgcctaacattttggcacccccaagtgagttagttccttttcctttaaaggagacttatagaacaaacaaatgaaaacaaactCTAAccttaatactatctgtaaaaatgtgcCCTTTATTGGAGCCCCCATAAATCTGCTATGGTGTCTGTTTTTCAAATGAGGTGTGCCAGAAGCACAAGAGggaaatagccaatcacacccATGCTGTCACgcaaaggcaggcttcagtttcctatcaggtcagccttgctgctgattggttcctatcctacaatgcTAAATGCTGGTGGCCCCTGCACAGCCTGGTAGGGTTTTGGTAAAATTTTTCAACAAATAAGCCTGCAACACTacattttaaagcacattccttctgtgTTTGATAAGAACAATACATCTGCACAATATTATTTtccacacaatatgtcccctttaagtcttccaaattgtttttaaacattaaataaacccagttagATTgggttgcctccaataaggattaattatatcttagaagaACAAGATAGGTTTTATTATTGCAGTGAAATaggaaatatattttcaaattttaaattatcTGACTAAaaataagtctatgggagatgaccttcccgtaatttggagctttctggataactgatcccgtacgtgtgtatataatatttaaaggTTGCATAGACTGCAGTATATCCCTGCACAGCCAAGTTGCTCTCTCAATATAAAGAGTAAATTAAGCAGAGCTTTGCCTACCTTGATTTCATTATCAATATGTGCTTTAGATTATGAATGGGTAAATGGCTTATAATaagcatttttagaaatgttactTTTCGGCTAGGTTTGAATTTAAGCAGCCTTTAAATATGTTATGCAATGTTCATTTTTGGTATAATTAATTTTATACGTAGCTCATAAAAATTATAAAAGCCTGTTTTATTCAACCCTGTCTATTGATACCATACgtattaaaatgaatatgaagACTGGGGCAGGCATATCTCTCTCCACCCCaataacatttagaaaaaaaaaaagccaacaaaAATTAACCTGcatattaaaatcatttttatattaaacttttaaatttaactttaaagggCTATTAACAAAAGTTATGATTTTGATACTTAAACCTTTGGGTTTTAAGTGGATCTGAAAACTGGACGAAAGAGTATGTGGTAGGATGAACTGTACTTTAACACAGACCCTTCTCCATTAGCCTTTAACAGTTGTGCAAATTCCTCACTCCTCCATCGATGAAGTAACTTGCAGTTGGGGATAGAAAAGTAGCTGTACACTGTAAGTCCAGTTGCAGGTTACTGTTACTTCAGTCTTTGCAATGCCTTATCCATCCCCAAAATTTGCATCTATGcactaatcatttttattttaccctAGCCTAATAGCATATATACATACCTAAACTGCACACACAGGAACTATGCAAAAAGAATTTTCTATTAGTGCGACATACTAATCAGTCCCAAGTTAATGAATTAGCATTAGGCCATTTTTATAACCAGTTCTGATCTATAACAGAAACATATATTTACTGCTGGTCACCTCATGACTCTGAGCATGGGCCCTCGGCTGGGTGTTTGGAGTTATAGTTGTATGGTCACATTGGATCACAGTTACCTTTTCTGAACTGAAAATCCATTCTGGCCAAGGGGAAAGCTAACTGGTCACACCTTCCTCCTACTAAATGTGTAACATTGCTGCAGTGGTTGTAGCTATCTTATTAATAGAAAATGAATGAATTGAACTGTACCAGAAAACATCTTGAATAGAGTGTGTGTTCCCATCCCTGTTTCTcagatatattcatatattcagcGTTCACAGACTATAAGCTGCTTGCTAACCTGTGTATATTGGTTGTAGGTTCATCTTGCAGTTGGCCGCCTAGAAAGTGAAGATTGTGGGAGTCATGTCTATTATTTTGCTTAAAGTATGTGCTGCAGGCGCTAAATGAGTTGTAGTACTGAATTGTTGTGAATGTTAATTGATCTGTTTTCTGTAAATGGTGCAGATCAAGCATTTTGCTCTCAGTGAGCCATTAGTTAAATTGCAGTGGCTCTGGTGAATTAGGGGTTAATGAGTTTACATTTGTGGTGGAAATGAGTGTGCTGATGTGTCATGTGGCCACATCCCACAGGTGTCCTTAGGGACAATAGCAAGTAGATCAGAGAGATAATGAGGGGTGGAGGACATCACAGGCAGTAATGACAAAATGCAGGATAAACAGCAGTGAAAGAGCCGCACCCTGTCTGTAGTTCCTCCTTCATCCAAACAGATAGTGGAGCTTTGTGTGGGTGGGAGTTTCCCGAAAACACAAAATATTCTTTAACTTAGAGTTACCAAAACAGCATAGATTCTGTCCGGGCCTGTGCTAAACCAGGCTGGGGTGCACTGTTGCTAAAATAATTTTGTACTTCTTTAATCCTAGAGAGACCTAATTATTCTTCTTAGAGAGAGACTGTTTTCTAAAGATTGTGTACATTTGTC
This sequence is a window from Xenopus tropicalis strain Nigerian chromosome 2, UCB_Xtro_10.0, whole genome shotgun sequence. Protein-coding genes within it:
- the dyrk3 gene encoding dual specificity tyrosine-phosphorylation-regulated kinase 3 isoform X2 produces the protein MMFLQAILIHEFAVISGNKLAMKDQQQVKVQQLFEDSGNRRVGAGVTSTESAFPLLTKEKSSDSSGTSKSSDSSAKSSKATYLTPDQAVKQYKHQLSAYELQEISSFSEIYFVGPNAKKRQGVVGGPNNGGYDDDQGGYNLVPHDHVAYRYEVLKVIGKGSFGQVAKVYDHKLHQHLALKMVRNEKRFHRQAAEEIRILEHLKKQDKTGSMNVIHMLESFTFRNHICMTFELLSMNLYELIKRNKFQGFSLQLVRKFAHSILQCLEALYRNKIIHCDLKPENILLKQQGRSGIKVIDFGSSCFDHQRVYTYIQSRFYRAPEVILGSRYGMPIDMWSFGCILVELLTGYPLFPGEDEGDQLACMMELLGAPPPKLLEQAKRAKNFINSKGYPRYCTVTTLPNGTTVLNGSRSRRGKMRGAPGSKDWVAALKGCEDSLFIDFLKGCLTWDPVARMTPSQALRHQWISKRLPKPSVTEKASGKRISSQTSSFPGIGSKLPPVVGVANKLRANLMNDSNGSIPLRTVLPKLVS
- the dyrk3 gene encoding dual specificity tyrosine-phosphorylation-regulated kinase 3 (The RefSeq protein has 1 substitution compared to this genomic sequence); amino-acid sequence: MLLTRKPEGPIAAVRYGDGLYDSYMRLDQMAAQDAAEDKESPSTLPSFGRLTISGNKLAMKDQQQVKVQQLFEDSGNRRVGAGVTSTESAFPLLTKEKSSDGSGTSKSSDSSAKSSKATYLTPDQAVKQYKHQLSAYELQEISSFSEIYFVGPNAKKRQGVVGGPNNGGYDDDQGGYNLVPHDHVAYRYEVLKVIGKGSFGQVAKVYDHKLHQHLALKMVRNEKRFHRQAAEEIRILEHLKKQDKTGSMNVIHMLESFTFRNHICMTFELLSMNLYELIKRNKFQGFSLQLVRKFAHSILQCLEALYRNKIIHCDLKPENILLKQQGRSGIKVIDFGSSCFDHQRVYTYIQSRFYRAPEVILGSRYGMPIDMWSFGCILVELLTGYPLFPGEDEGDQLACMMELLGAPPPKLLEQAKRAKNFINSKGYPRYCTVTTLPNGTTVLNGSRSRRGKMRGAPGSKDWVAALKGCEDSLFIDFLKGCLTWDPVARMTPSQALRHQWISKRLPKPSVTEKASGKRISSQTSSFPGIGSKLPPVVGVANKLRANLMNDSNGSIPLRTVLPKLVS
- the dyrk3 gene encoding dual specificity tyrosine-phosphorylation-regulated kinase 3 isoform X1, with amino-acid sequence MMLLTRKPEGPIAAVRYGDGLYDSYMRLDQMAAQDAAEDKESPSTLPSFGRLTISGNKLAMKDQQQVKVQQLFEDSGNRRVGAGVTSTESAFPLLTKEKSSDSSGTSKSSDSSAKSSKATYLTPDQAVKQYKHQLSAYELQEISSFSEIYFVGPNAKKRQGVVGGPNNGGYDDDQGGYNLVPHDHVAYRYEVLKVIGKGSFGQVAKVYDHKLHQHLALKMVRNEKRFHRQAAEEIRILEHLKKQDKTGSMNVIHMLESFTFRNHICMTFELLSMNLYELIKRNKFQGFSLQLVRKFAHSILQCLEALYRNKIIHCDLKPENILLKQQGRSGIKVIDFGSSCFDHQRVYTYIQSRFYRAPEVILGSRYGMPIDMWSFGCILVELLTGYPLFPGEDEGDQLACMMELLGAPPPKLLEQAKRAKNFINSKGYPRYCTVTTLPNGTTVLNGSRSRRGKMRGAPGSKDWVAALKGCEDSLFIDFLKGCLTWDPVARMTPSQALRHQWISKRLPKPSVTEKASGKRISSQTSSFPGIGSKLPPVVGVANKLRANLMNDSNGSIPLRTVLPKLVS